Part of the Deinococcus sp. QL22 genome is shown below.
CTAGACACAGCTCGAGGCTCCAAATTGACCGCAACGAGTCACGTGCCTGATTCAGGAGCAAGCGGCACCAGCGGCTGAAATACGCGACCTTGTGCAGGGGTGGGAGGATCGCGACCCCGATGAGATCAACATCGCTTCTCATCGGGGAAGTGGATGCGCTTCGGTGGAGTGTGAGGCAGGGTTCAGCAACTGAGCAAGGGGACAGCGACCTTGAGGGTTAGAAAAGTGAGGTCGGGACGGCCCAGAGCACCGTCCCTTTCGCATTTTCCGCCGCTCAGGTCAACCCCTATTCCCGGTGAATTCCATGTCCCAGAGGTCATTCACACCGATGCGCTGCCCGCAGCGAACAACACACATGGTTCAGGCCTCGATAGACGAGGGCACTGTGAATTCCCTCGATGCGGAAGCGGCTGCACGGCTGCTGATGACCGGGTTCCGTGTGACCCCGTCTGGAGTCGTTCAGCACCCCCATGTAAGGTACGCACGCACGATTCTATCGGGCCGTCGGTGTCGGTATTCACCTCGCCGTGATAGATCACGATGCTCGGGCCGGTGGCCTGAGAAACTGCCAGCGCATGGAGTTGCCCCGGTTCTTGCCAAATAACGTTGTTCAGCTCATGAACGTACACCCGGCCCCGAACAGCAGTTCGGGGCCCTGCCGTTGCTGCACGGCCTGGGCATACGGAGGGTGGGCGACCTAGGGCAAATACCCGCGGTTAGTCTTATAACTGTTATAGTCCTAACCGTATGGATGATCTGTTGACCTCCCGCCTCTGTACCGCCCTGATGCGGATTGGCACCAAGATGGCCACCGGCTTCGACCAGCACTTCGCCGCTCTGGGGCTCACCCAGGCCCAGTTCCGTTTTCTGCTCGCCGTCTGGGAGGAGGGTGAACCAGACGGGATCATGCCCTCTGTCCTCGCCGAGCACCTGCTGGTCGAGCGCGCCACCGTCTCCGTCCTCTCCACCCTCCTGGTGAACCGTGGCCTGATCGAACGCCGCCCCGGCGAAAACCGCCGTTCCCACAGGCTCGCCCTGACAGCCCAAGGAGGTGCCCTGCTTCAGCAGGCTGTTCCGCGCGCGATCCACTTGGCCGACTACACGCTCGCCACGATCGAGCCCGCGCAACTCCTGGCCTTAAGCGACCAGCTCAACCTGATCGAAGCCAGGTTGCGGGACTACACCCCGCCGGAGGAATGATCATGCCTGAACTTCTGCACCCCCTTGTGCGCACCGCGCACATCCTTTTCGGCATGGGCGGCTTCCTGCTCGGGGCTTTCGCCCTGTTCCTGCCCAAGTTCGGGCCGCACTCCCGCTGGCATCGCTGGATTGGCCGAGGGTACGGCCTGAGCATGCTGGGCATGAGCGTGCTGTCCATCCCGCTCTCCATTCGGCAGGGCGACTGGCTCTTGTTGGTGATCGGCGTGCTGACCTTGTTTTGGGTGGTGGGTGGCTGGTGGGCGCTCCGACGTTGGTTGCAGGCCCGGGCCACAGGGCAACTGG
Proteins encoded:
- a CDS encoding MarR family winged helix-turn-helix transcriptional regulator translates to MDDLLTSRLCTALMRIGTKMATGFDQHFAALGLTQAQFRFLLAVWEEGEPDGIMPSVLAEHLLVERATVSVLSTLLVNRGLIERRPGENRRSHRLALTAQGGALLQQAVPRAIHLADYTLATIEPAQLLALSDQLNLIEARLRDYTPPEE
- a CDS encoding DUF2306 domain-containing protein, yielding MPELLHPLVRTAHILFGMGGFLLGAFALFLPKFGPHSRWHRWIGRGYGLSMLGMSVLSIPLSIRQGDWLLLVIGVLTLFWVVGGWWALRRWLQARATGQLEVARLWLGRHITLMGSSYIAAWTAFLVNVQPLGGSALLFTLYIAVPSIVGSVAIARAMIRQGRVSGQPFTRLQKGG